The Pirellulimonas nuda genome includes a region encoding these proteins:
- a CDS encoding phosphoribosylanthranilate isomerase, which yields MFRVKICGVTTAQDAAAAVAAGADAIGINFFPGSPRCVSSAQASEVAKAAQGALRVGVFVNASASMIVAAAEEVGLDAVQLHGDEPPAAAIELAALLPEGVALLHAFRLPTGDLSAVASYAAAVAGGGRPLAAVLVDAYSPAAYGGTGARADWRALSGWRERLPGQRLVLAGGLTPKNVAEAIGQVRPDGVDVASGVESSPGVKDQAKSRLFVDQARKAFDHV from the coding sequence ATGTTCCGCGTAAAAATCTGCGGGGTGACGACGGCCCAAGACGCCGCGGCCGCGGTTGCTGCCGGGGCGGACGCGATCGGGATTAACTTCTTTCCAGGCAGCCCACGCTGTGTCTCCTCCGCCCAGGCGAGTGAGGTCGCCAAGGCGGCGCAGGGAGCGCTGCGCGTTGGGGTGTTCGTCAACGCGTCTGCTAGCATGATCGTGGCGGCGGCCGAAGAAGTGGGGCTAGACGCGGTGCAACTGCACGGCGACGAGCCCCCCGCCGCGGCCATCGAGCTGGCCGCGCTGCTGCCAGAGGGGGTGGCGCTGCTGCATGCGTTCCGGCTCCCCACGGGAGATTTGTCGGCGGTGGCGTCCTACGCCGCGGCGGTTGCCGGCGGCGGCCGCCCGCTAGCGGCCGTGCTGGTAGACGCCTACTCGCCTGCCGCCTACGGGGGCACGGGGGCCCGAGCCGATTGGCGTGCGTTGTCTGGTTGGCGCGAGCGGCTGCCGGGGCAGAGGCTGGTGCTCGCCGGCGGCCTGACCCCAAAGAACGTCGCGGAGGCGATCGGCCAGGTTCGGCCCGACGGCGTCGATGTCGCCAGCGGGGTAGAATCGTCGCCGGGGGTGAAGGACCAGGCAAAAAGCCGCCTCTTTGTGGACCAGGCGCGCAAGGCGTTCGACCACGTGTGA